The Synechococcus sp. MU1643 genome includes the window GCAAGTTTTGGTGGACCGTCCTGACCTCTCCGGCCGCAAGACCATCCTCGAGATTTACGCCAAGAAGGTGAAGCTTGCTGCAGGCGTTGACCTCGACAGCGTGGCCCACGCCACCAGTGGTTTTGCCGGAGCTGATCTCGCCAACCTGGTGAATGAAGCTGCCCTGCTCGCAGCTCGTGCCCAGCGCACCAGCGTTGAGCAGCAGGACCTCGGTGAAGCGATCGAGCGTGTTGTGGCCGGTCTGGAGAAGAAGAGCCGCGTCCTTCAGGACGATGAAAAGAAGGTAGTGGCTTATCACGAGGTGGGCCACGCGATCGTGGGTCATCTCATGCCTGGCGGCAGCAAGGTGGCCAAGATCTCGATCGTGCCCCGTGGCATGAGCGCCCTGGGCTACACCCTGCAGCTGCCCACCGAAGAGCGCTTCCTCAATTCCAAGGAGGAACTCCAGGGCCAGATCGCCACCCTTCTGGGTGGTCGCTCGGCTGAGGAGATCGTCTTCGGCAAGATCACCACTGGTGCTGCCAACGATCTGCAGCGGGCCACCGATCTGGCTGAGCAGATGGTGGGCACCTATGGCATGAGCGACACCCTGGGGCCCTTGGCTTACGACAAGCAGGGCGGTGGCCGTTTCCTTGGTGGGGGCAACAACCCACGTCGTTCGGTGAGTGATGCCACGGCTCAGGCAATTGATAAGGAGGTGCGCGGGCTGGTGGACCAAGCCCACGACGACGCCCTCGCGATCCTGAGGGAGAACATGGCGCTGCTTGAGACGATCGCCCAGAAGATTCTCGAAAAAGAGGTGATCGAGGGGGATGACCTCAAGCAGATGCTCGAGGCAAGTGTGTTGCCGTCAGGGGTGACCGCTTGACGGCAGTGGGCCTCATCCCCGATAACGGTCCTTTGAACCGTCGCGATGGCTACCGCTTCTGCGGGCGTTGCTGCTGTCCTCTCTCCGCTGTGCGGACGTGACTTCCTTTCTTCTGCGGATTGTTCCGCCGAGGAAACAGCAGCGTTGCTGGATCTGGCTGCACAACTGAAGAGCGGCGATCGTCGGATCGATCTCGGCAATCGCGTGCTTGGTCTGATCTTCAGCAAGGCCTCCACCAGAACCCGTGTGAGTTTTCAGGTGGCCATGGCACGCCTCGGCGGCCAGACGGTGGATCTCAATCCTTCCGTCACTCAGCTCGGCCGCGGCGAGCCGCTGGAAGACACGGCCCTGGTTCTCAGCCGTTATTGCGATGTGCTGGCGATTCGCACCTTCGCTCAGCAGGAACTGGTGGACTACGCCCACTGGGCCTCGGTGCCGGTGATCAATGCCCTCACCGATCTGGAACATCCCTGTCAGGCGCTGGCGGACTTCCTCACTATGCAGGAAGCCCATGGCGCCCTTCCTGGTCAGACCCTGGCCTATGTGGGCGACGGCAACAACGTGGCCCACTCCCTGATGCTCTGCGGCGCGTTGCTGGGTGTGAATGTGCGGATCGGCTGCCCCGAGGGCTTCGAGCCCTTGCCGGGCGTGCTTGAGCAGGCCCAATCCCTAGCACACCATGGTGCCTCGATTGAGGTGGTGAGCGATCCCCGTGAGGCGGTGGCGGGTGCACAGGCCGTTTATACCGATGTCTGGGCCTCCATGGGCCAGGAGGCAGAACAGGCTCAGCGGGAGCAGGCTTTTGCTGGATTCTGTGTGGATCAAGCCCTGATGGAGCAGGCGGCAGCCGATGCGATTGTTCTGCACTGCCTGCCGGCCCACCGCGGTGAGGAGATCAGCGCTGATGTGATGGAGGGCGCGGCGAGCCGCATCTTTGATCAGGCGGAAAACCGCCTGCATGCGCAGCAGGCTCTGTTGGCGGTGTTGATGGGTGGTCTGTGACGGTGATCCACCGCTGGTTGGTGCCGTTGATCGTCACCGCCCATGCGGTGGCAGCGTCAGCGGATCAGGCCACCGACAAACAACAGCAGAGCACCATTGCCCGATGGACGGCCGAGAAAATCTGTGAAATGGGTGTGGATGCCTTTTACGCGTTGCAGGATGCTGAGCTCAAAACCATCTTTGAGCGCGACACGTCGATGCGTTACGAGGATGTCCCCAACGCACCGTCCGATCAGGAAAAGTCCCGTATCACCGGGCAGTTGATGGGATATCTGATGGCGGCCTGTCCGCAACAGCTTGAGTCCTACAAAAACCGCTGAAGAGGATCGCGATGCGTAAGGAACGCTGCTGGGTTTGGTTCAAAGGTGGCCTCTCGGAGGAGGGACACTGGATGTCGGGCTGGGTGGCCAGCACAACTGAGCAGCCGGGGCTGCTGATTGAGCATCCCGGCTACGTCTCCTGCCGGGTTCCGGAATGGCGTGTGGTGTTCAAGGAGCCCAAAGACTTGAACATGGCGCCGAGCATTCCCGACGCTGCGGTGTGGAAGCTGGTTTGAGCTGAGCTTGCGCTTGCGGCGCAGGAGAAGGAACGGTACAAACGTATTGCCCGAACTTTTTCTTGCGGTGACCCGTGCCCTCCAGGAGCCCCTCACCACTGCTCAGCAAGAGCTTTACGACTGGCTGGTGGACTACATCGGCACGCATCGCCACAGCCCTTCCATCCGCCAGATGATGCAGGCGATGGGGCTGCGCTCTCCTGCGCCAATCCAGAGCCGGTTGCGCCATCTTCAGCAGAAGGGATGGATCACTTGGCAGGAGGGCCAGGCGCGCACGCTGCAGTTGTTAGGAGACATGGTCGGTGCCGCTGGGATTCCTGTGCTTGGCGCCGTTGCGGCGGGTGGTCTTGTGACGGCTTTTGATGATGTTCAGGAGCATCTCGACCTGGCACCGGTGCTGGAGACCCGTGGCCTGTTCGCCCTGACGGTGAATGGAGATTCGATGGTCGACTCCCACATCGCCGATGGTGATGTGGTGTTGATGGAGCCGATTCAGGATCCCCAGCGTCTGCGCAACGGCACTGTGGTGAGTGCTCTGGTGGCCGGCAGCGGCACCACGCTCAAGCACTTTCATCGCCAGGGGGCGACGGTGGTTCTTGAAGCTGCCAACCCCGCTTATCAACCCATTGAGCTCCCCGCTGAACAGGTGGAGGTTCAGGGTCGCTTGGTTGCCGTCTGGAGGCAGGTCTAAGGCTCTCGCGGTGTAAGATATCCCATGACGAAGGCGGTTCTGAAACCACCACGTCGACATGGGGCCATAGCTCAGCTGGTAGAGCACCTGCATGGCATGCAGGGGGTCAGGAGTTCGAGTCTCCTTGGCTCCATTCTTCAAAAAAGTCAGTCCAGCACTGGCATCTGAGCGGTCCACACGGGCCGCTCTTTTAGTGCAAAACGGCTAAATATCATTGTTTGTGCGCCAAA containing:
- the argF gene encoding ornithine carbamoyltransferase; this encodes MATASAGVAAVLSPLCGRDFLSSADCSAEETAALLDLAAQLKSGDRRIDLGNRVLGLIFSKASTRTRVSFQVAMARLGGQTVDLNPSVTQLGRGEPLEDTALVLSRYCDVLAIRTFAQQELVDYAHWASVPVINALTDLEHPCQALADFLTMQEAHGALPGQTLAYVGDGNNVAHSLMLCGALLGVNVRIGCPEGFEPLPGVLEQAQSLAHHGASIEVVSDPREAVAGAQAVYTDVWASMGQEAEQAQREQAFAGFCVDQALMEQAAADAIVLHCLPAHRGEEISADVMEGAASRIFDQAENRLHAQQALLAVLMGGL
- the lexA gene encoding transcriptional repressor LexA, whose translation is MTRALQEPLTTAQQELYDWLVDYIGTHRHSPSIRQMMQAMGLRSPAPIQSRLRHLQQKGWITWQEGQARTLQLLGDMVGAAGIPVLGAVAAGGLVTAFDDVQEHLDLAPVLETRGLFALTVNGDSMVDSHIADGDVVLMEPIQDPQRLRNGTVVSALVAGSGTTLKHFHRQGATVVLEAANPAYQPIELPAEQVEVQGRLVAVWRQV